A genomic window from Candidatus Dependentiae bacterium includes:
- the rpmH gene encoding 50S ribosomal protein L34, producing MSVTVFRKSLKKRARKHGFRARMATRDGRKILNARRSKGRKRLGVKAY from the coding sequence ATGTCAGTCACGGTATTTAGAAAAAGTCTCAAGAAAAGAGCAAGAAAACACGGCTTCCGCGCACGCATGGCAACACGCGATGGCAGAAAGATCCTGAATGCTCGCCGTTCTAAGGGTAGAAAGAGATTAGGCGTTAAAGCTTACTAA
- a CDS encoding ribonuclease P protein component, whose product MPGSTPSLSKFSQQEISKLFSTAKRCVRSKGLDILLAPSLLRQGFEGQALLGQSDSASSYVETLSPLGPTSLSNELPPSPRLRRTGRRTGRILVVTPRRIGNAPERNKIRRQLKALYYELKLAERGYDCVVIIKPEGKKLAFEAIKQLLIQAFENTPATTQDPA is encoded by the coding sequence ATGCCTGGAAGCACACCTTCCCTCTCTAAATTTAGTCAACAAGAAATATCCAAGCTTTTTTCTACTGCAAAGCGTTGCGTACGATCTAAAGGCTTGGATATTTTATTAGCGCCCAGCCTACTTCGCCAAGGCTTCGAAGGCCAGGCTCTACTTGGCCAATCAGATTCAGCTTCTAGCTATGTCGAAACTTTAAGCCCACTAGGTCCTACTTCGCTCTCTAATGAGCTTCCTCCTTCGCCAAGGCTACGGCGGACAGGACGAAGGACAGGTAGGATCTTGGTTGTCACTCCCCGCCGTATCGGCAATGCCCCAGAACGCAATAAGATAAGACGCCAATTAAAGGCACTGTACTACGAATTGAAGCTTGCAGAACGTGGCTATGATTGCGTGGTGATTATAAAACCCGAAGGCAAAAAGCTCGCCTTTGAAGCCATTAAACAGCTTCTTATTCAAGCGTTCGAAAATACCCCTGCTACCACACAAGATCCCGCATGA
- the argS gene encoding arginine--tRNA ligase: protein MNIIKQIEHSFTTYLTNTFNVEKAVLAQGTCTINTDEQKQDFGHLNANTAMILAKKIGKSPREIAQQIVQEFKHPAVEKIEIAGPGFLNFFLTQKAFTDLAHNIFTEQESFFKLDPSVPKKVFNLEFVSANPTGPLHFGHGRGGIIGSTLGNVLNFIGHKAIREFYINDAGAQIVKLGKSFKIRCQQAAGLEATLPEEAYHGEYLLELAKTCLAEKGTTALQESDEFFQTYAKNHMLEQIKHTLAEYRISFDVWFSEKTLHESGAIDRAIEDLREKGHLYEQDGALWFRSTTFGDDKDRVLKKSDGEMTYVAADIAYMKNKIDRGADHLLMVLGHDHHSYVTRLQGLLQALDLGPQTLDVILYQLVKMKASGQVVRMSKRAGNIVTLEDVIAVVGADVARFFYLNRKADAQLEFDIDLALKKTEENPVYYVQYAYVRTGSIIAKAAEISELANITEADAKYLGTNEALLLLKITSLKSMLETISTNHQTHLLTHYILELAQNFHAYYAKNRVIDLEHLEQSRGRLFLTILVRTTMATVLKLLEVSQPEKM, encoded by the coding sequence ATGAATATAATCAAACAAATTGAACACTCGTTTACCACCTATTTAACAAACACCTTCAACGTCGAAAAAGCAGTTCTAGCACAAGGAACCTGCACTATTAATACCGACGAACAAAAACAGGATTTCGGCCACCTGAATGCCAATACCGCTATGATCTTGGCTAAAAAAATTGGCAAATCACCACGCGAAATCGCTCAACAAATCGTCCAAGAATTCAAACACCCTGCTGTTGAAAAAATTGAAATTGCTGGCCCTGGATTTCTTAACTTTTTTTTAACACAAAAAGCGTTTACCGACCTTGCACACAATATATTCACGGAACAAGAATCATTCTTTAAACTCGACCCATCCGTTCCTAAAAAGGTTTTTAATCTCGAATTTGTCAGCGCCAACCCAACAGGCCCTTTACACTTTGGGCATGGCAGAGGCGGCATTATTGGCAGTACCCTTGGCAATGTCCTCAACTTCATCGGTCACAAAGCAATCCGCGAATTTTATATCAATGACGCCGGCGCACAAATAGTCAAATTGGGAAAATCATTCAAAATCCGTTGCCAACAAGCAGCCGGACTCGAAGCGACCCTGCCAGAAGAAGCCTACCACGGTGAATATTTGCTCGAGCTCGCAAAAACATGCCTAGCCGAAAAAGGCACCACTGCATTACAAGAATCTGATGAGTTTTTCCAAACCTATGCAAAAAACCATATGCTTGAACAGATCAAACATACTCTTGCAGAATATCGCATAAGCTTTGATGTATGGTTTTCGGAAAAAACTTTGCACGAAAGTGGCGCTATCGACCGCGCAATTGAAGACTTGAGAGAAAAAGGCCACCTGTACGAACAAGATGGCGCACTCTGGTTCCGCTCGACTACCTTTGGCGACGATAAAGACCGTGTACTGAAAAAATCTGACGGCGAAATGACCTATGTTGCAGCCGACATAGCCTACATGAAAAACAAAATCGATCGTGGCGCAGACCATCTCTTAATGGTTCTGGGGCACGACCACCACAGCTATGTCACACGATTACAAGGCCTCCTACAAGCCCTTGACCTTGGGCCTCAAACGCTGGACGTCATCCTCTATCAGCTGGTGAAAATGAAAGCCAGTGGCCAAGTGGTGCGCATGTCAAAGCGTGCAGGCAATATTGTCACCCTTGAAGATGTCATCGCCGTTGTTGGCGCAGACGTTGCCAGATTTTTCTATCTTAACAGAAAAGCTGATGCACAATTGGAATTTGATATTGATCTTGCGCTTAAAAAAACCGAAGAAAATCCGGTCTATTATGTGCAATATGCCTACGTGAGAACCGGCAGCATTATTGCCAAAGCTGCAGAAATCAGCGAACTTGCCAACATTACCGAGGCTGACGCCAAGTATTTGGGAACCAACGAAGCTCTTTTGCTGCTCAAAATAACATCCCTCAAAAGCATGCTCGAGACTATTAGCACAAACCATCAGACGCACTTGCTCACCCACTATATCCTTGAGCTAGCGCAGAACTTCCATGCTTATTATGCTAAAAACAGAGTGATCGATCTTGAGCATTTAGAACAAAGCCGCGGTAGACTATTTTTAACAATCTTAGTAAGAACTACTATGGCAACCGTGCTCAAATTATTGGAAGTGTCACAACCAGAAAAAATGTAA
- the frr gene encoding ribosome recycling factor, whose protein sequence is MNIKDIVLVENDIKSFETPMKLEMEKPLKHFDGELAKIRTGRAHTSLIEDIQISTYGQNPMPLKNLAALSAPDARNIVIQPWDAAIIGDIEKALKASNIGISPANDGAVIRLQLPEISSARRDDLAKVLGKKLEECRVAVRNIRKDFNNLLRDAKKDKEISENFFSRLGDVLQKVTDTYIEQAEKKAAAKEKDIKSV, encoded by the coding sequence ATGAATATAAAAGATATAGTATTAGTAGAAAATGATATAAAAAGCTTTGAAACTCCTATGAAACTTGAGATGGAAAAACCTCTCAAGCATTTCGATGGTGAACTAGCTAAAATTCGCACCGGCAGAGCACATACTTCGCTTATCGAAGATATTCAAATCTCTACCTATGGCCAAAACCCTATGCCACTCAAAAATCTTGCTGCACTCAGCGCTCCTGATGCACGTAATATTGTGATTCAACCTTGGGATGCTGCTATTATTGGTGACATCGAAAAAGCACTTAAAGCTTCTAATATTGGTATATCGCCAGCTAACGACGGTGCCGTTATTCGTTTACAGCTACCTGAAATCAGCAGCGCTCGTCGCGATGATTTAGCAAAAGTTTTAGGCAAAAAGTTAGAAGAATGCAGAGTTGCTGTGCGTAACATTCGCAAAGACTTTAACAATCTTTTGCGTGATGCAAAAAAAGACAAAGAAATTTCAGAAAACTTCTTCAGCCGCTTGGGTGATGTGTTACAAAAAGTAACTGACACCTATATTGAGCAAGCTGAGAAGAAAGCAGCAGCTAAAGAAAAAGATATTAAGAGCGTTTAA
- the trxB gene encoding thioredoxin-disulfide reductase, whose amino-acid sequence MNDTIHPLIIIGSGPAGLTAGVYASRANLKPLILEGKSPGGQLMGTTHIENWPGNISILGPTLMMNMRAHAKHFGSSFLAEEVVKVDFSSQPFTLWTHRNKELKAHAVIIATGAIPNKLGCPGEAEYWGKGVTTCAVCDGAFYPDKEIIIVGGGDTAMEDASFMTKFTQKITIVHIHDKLTASAAMQKRVLENPNIKIIYNSTVTEFKGNGDHVTHAVVTNQKTGEIQTLNADGAFLAIGGRPGTAPFQGQIDLNQWGYINVTNNTNTSVPGVFAAGDAEDYRYKQAITSAGSGCMAALDAERYLEHLLNK is encoded by the coding sequence ATGAACGATACAATACACCCATTAATTATTATTGGTTCTGGTCCTGCTGGGCTTACCGCTGGCGTTTACGCATCTCGTGCAAATTTAAAACCTTTGATTCTCGAAGGCAAGTCTCCAGGCGGACAATTAATGGGCACTACCCATATTGAAAACTGGCCAGGAAACATCAGTATCCTTGGGCCAACCTTAATGATGAACATGCGTGCGCATGCCAAACATTTTGGTAGTTCATTCTTGGCTGAAGAAGTGGTTAAAGTAGATTTTTCAAGCCAACCCTTCACCCTCTGGACTCATCGCAACAAAGAACTAAAAGCCCATGCGGTGATTATTGCTACCGGCGCTATCCCTAACAAATTAGGATGCCCTGGCGAAGCTGAATATTGGGGCAAAGGTGTAACTACCTGCGCGGTGTGCGATGGTGCATTCTATCCAGATAAAGAAATTATCATCGTAGGTGGTGGCGATACAGCCATGGAAGATGCTTCATTCATGACCAAATTCACGCAAAAAATAACTATCGTACATATCCATGACAAACTTACTGCATCTGCAGCCATGCAAAAGCGTGTTTTGGAAAATCCTAACATCAAGATTATCTACAATAGCACCGTTACTGAATTTAAAGGTAATGGCGATCACGTAACTCATGCCGTGGTTACTAATCAGAAAACAGGTGAAATTCAAACCCTGAACGCCGATGGTGCCTTTTTGGCCATAGGTGGAAGACCAGGTACTGCGCCCTTTCAGGGCCAAATAGACCTCAATCAATGGGGGTATATTAATGTGACCAACAATACCAACACTTCAGTCCCGGGAGTATTTGCTGCCGGTGACGCAGAAGATTACCGCTATAAACAAGCTATTACGTCTGCTGGTAGTGGCTGCATGGCAGCTCTTGATGCAGAACGATACCTAGAACATCTCCTCAATAAATAA
- a CDS encoding IS110 family transposase, producing MDNLTKVYVGVDVSMATLDVYIRPMNKALRIENSDKGAKYLNKYLSKFNVQVVACESSGGYENRMLRMMSGNGFHIQHIDPRRIKGFAISEGIKSKTDATDAKLIAAYAEQKHTTMSIRKVMPTAAQQQLRELNKRRKQLIKSATMEKNRLKHPESVYTKKSIEAALKFLEKEIEKIIKDIKDLIAQDDEWQHKAKLIMSVPGVGECTAIELLASLPELGLIGNKQITSLAGLAPFSRESGAWKGKSFIRDGRSGPRTLLYMAALTASCHNQKIKIFYDKLITAGKMPKVTLVAVMRKLIVIINTMLRKGEMWNPAL from the coding sequence ATGGATAACTTAACAAAAGTTTATGTCGGTGTGGATGTCTCTATGGCCACTTTGGATGTTTATATACGTCCAATGAATAAGGCACTTCGCATTGAAAATTCTGATAAGGGTGCAAAATACCTTAACAAATATTTATCCAAATTCAATGTACAAGTTGTTGCTTGCGAATCTTCTGGAGGCTATGAAAATCGTATGCTTAGAATGATGTCTGGAAATGGCTTTCATATCCAGCATATTGATCCACGACGCATTAAAGGATTTGCTATATCAGAAGGTATAAAAAGCAAAACAGATGCCACAGATGCTAAATTAATAGCTGCCTATGCTGAACAAAAACATACAACTATGTCGATCAGAAAGGTTATGCCAACAGCAGCTCAACAACAACTTAGAGAATTAAACAAGCGCAGAAAGCAACTTATAAAAAGCGCAACAATGGAAAAGAATCGCTTGAAGCATCCAGAGAGTGTTTATACCAAGAAATCCATTGAAGCAGCCTTGAAATTTCTCGAAAAAGAAATCGAAAAGATAATTAAAGACATCAAGGATTTGATTGCGCAGGATGATGAATGGCAGCATAAAGCAAAATTAATCATGTCTGTTCCTGGAGTTGGAGAATGCACGGCAATTGAATTGTTGGCAAGTTTGCCAGAATTAGGCCTTATAGGAAACAAGCAAATTACATCACTTGCCGGGCTAGCTCCATTTTCTCGAGAAAGTGGAGCATGGAAAGGGAAGTCTTTTATTCGAGACGGCAGATCAGGCCCGCGTACATTGCTTTATATGGCTGCTCTTACTGCTAGTTGCCATAACCAAAAAATAAAAATCTTTTATGACAAATTAATTACCGCAGGAAAAATGCCTAAAGTTACACTAGTTGCAGTAATGCGCAAACTTATTGTCATAATAAACACTATGCTTAGAAAAGGAGAAATGTGGAATCCTGCCTTATGA
- the tsf gene encoding translation elongation factor Ts — MAKIDMSLIQQLRDKTGIGMMDCKKALEESNGDVEAAVVFLRKKGAAVALNRADKATAEGLVHAYIHPGSRVGVLIEINCETDFVANTPDIKQFAQDVCMHIAALKPLFLSPDQVDSKFMEHEKDILHKQLADSGKPEKIINQILEGKVQKMYSDICLLNQAFVKNDQLTVDDVLKDLMAKTGESIKIKRFARYDISAS, encoded by the coding sequence GTGGCTAAAATTGACATGAGTCTTATTCAACAACTTCGAGACAAAACTGGCATCGGCATGATGGACTGCAAAAAAGCATTAGAAGAAAGCAATGGCGATGTTGAAGCAGCCGTTGTATTCTTACGTAAAAAAGGTGCTGCAGTTGCCCTTAACCGCGCTGACAAAGCAACCGCTGAAGGCCTTGTGCATGCTTACATTCACCCAGGAAGCCGCGTTGGTGTTCTCATCGAAATCAATTGCGAAACCGACTTTGTAGCAAACACTCCCGATATTAAACAATTCGCTCAAGATGTTTGTATGCATATCGCTGCATTAAAGCCATTGTTCCTTTCTCCAGACCAAGTTGATTCTAAATTCATGGAACACGAAAAGGACATATTGCACAAGCAATTAGCTGATTCTGGCAAGCCTGAAAAAATCATTAACCAAATTCTTGAAGGCAAAGTTCAAAAAATGTACTCTGACATTTGCCTACTAAACCAAGCTTTTGTTAAAAACGACCAACTCACTGTTGACGACGTTCTCAAAGACCTTATGGCAAAGACCGGCGAAAGCATTAAGATTAAACGCTTTGCTCGTTACGACATCAGCGCTAGTTAA
- a CDS encoding ankyrin repeat domain-containing protein, with amino-acid sequence MKNQYALFIALCTALGNGISIHAMNPEQKSGKVGATSQENLRLIKAAAFGDLKELKSALDGGADIDATDQHGTTALSYAATNNKLECLKFLIEKKASINVPNEWEDTALIGCADKGHSLCLEELIRAKANLEDANVDNNTAVIRAADHGHAACLKLLIKNKALVNTVNKYNATGLILAAEHNHTDCVRAILESQYHRMDTQYAIRIAKLGKNLGKNNECLKFLHQYNEYHNVKEKLEREITVLLETCCPLAEKNKKRLGIVRSIQDRLDPIKLEIELDTLEKSSHELSKSNEKLRDLIDKLCDHTNNTVPDQLLIDGEGLTIDIDCEIPNSLFALRRNLSRKLLLTNASSSSSSSSSSSSSSSSSSSSSSSSFMVGQDEPYSELRCMISPVSAMTRLTAAPSSPIKPELQEKKDYCKKEQDQQRKQTIFSVQPSAPNEEATTKELEKDIRQRLANLHLLTTKHFTNHTLLQKLGDVASIHTLALDKYEEGKKTEALDILKELRSKWAQIIFKIPKKMKLSEEIERAHEVLYDMNDDIQEIEKKH; translated from the coding sequence ATGAAAAATCAATACGCGCTATTTATTGCACTATGCACTGCACTGGGCAATGGAATATCTATCCATGCTATGAACCCCGAACAAAAATCGGGCAAGGTGGGTGCGACAAGCCAGGAAAATTTACGGCTCATTAAAGCTGCAGCGTTTGGCGATTTGAAAGAACTAAAAAGCGCTTTAGATGGCGGTGCCGATATTGATGCTACCGACCAACATGGCACGACAGCCCTCAGCTACGCTGCAACCAACAACAAGCTCGAATGCTTAAAGTTCTTAATTGAGAAGAAAGCATCTATTAATGTGCCTAATGAATGGGAAGATACCGCACTAATAGGTTGTGCGGACAAAGGTCACTCCCTATGTCTAGAGGAATTAATTAGGGCAAAAGCCAATCTTGAAGATGCCAATGTGGATAATAATACAGCCGTAATTCGAGCAGCAGATCATGGACATGCTGCATGCCTCAAATTATTAATTAAAAACAAAGCATTGGTAAATACTGTTAATAAGTATAACGCAACCGGGCTCATTCTTGCAGCAGAACACAATCATACAGATTGCGTACGCGCGATATTAGAAAGCCAATACCATCGAATGGACACACAATACGCAATCAGAATTGCAAAATTAGGTAAAAATTTGGGCAAGAATAATGAATGTTTAAAGTTTTTACACCAATACAACGAATATCACAACGTCAAAGAAAAGCTAGAACGTGAAATAACTGTCCTACTAGAAACCTGCTGTCCTCTAGCAGAAAAAAACAAAAAACGACTAGGGATAGTAAGAAGTATACAGGACAGATTAGATCCCATTAAACTAGAAATAGAACTCGATACATTAGAAAAATCAAGCCATGAACTATCAAAAAGTAATGAGAAGCTCAGGGATCTCATAGATAAACTCTGCGATCACACGAACAATACTGTACCAGATCAATTACTCATCGACGGAGAAGGACTCACTATCGATATAGACTGCGAGATCCCCAACAGCCTTTTTGCGCTTAGAAGAAACCTCTCTAGAAAACTCCTCCTAACGAATGCATCATCTTCTTCTTCTTCTTCTTCTTCTTCTTCTTCTTCTTCTTCTTCTTCTTCTTCTTCTAGTTCCTCTAGCTTTATGGTAGGCCAAGACGAACCATATTCTGAGCTGCGTTGCATGATATCACCGGTTAGCGCAATGACACGATTGACAGCGGCGCCATCATCGCCAATAAAGCCAGAACTTCAAGAAAAAAAAGACTATTGCAAAAAAGAGCAAGATCAACAAAGAAAACAAACAATATTCAGCGTTCAACCCTCAGCGCCAAATGAAGAGGCAACAACCAAAGAATTAGAAAAAGACATCCGACAACGATTGGCAAATCTTCACCTACTCACCACCAAACATTTTACTAACCATACGCTCCTACAAAAATTAGGGGACGTGGCATCTATTCACACATTAGCCTTGGATAAATACGAAGAGGGAAAGAAGACCGAGGCGCTGGATATACTCAAGGAGCTTCGTAGCAAATGGGCACAAATAATCTTTAAAATTCCAAAGAAAATGAAACTATCCGAAGAAATAGAACGAGCACACGAGGTACTCTACGATATGAATGATGATATCCAAGAGATCGAAAAAAAACATTAA
- the pyrH gene encoding UMP kinase (Catalyzes the phosphorylation of UMP to UDP) → MHTKQRILLKLTGEIFLSSDKKSLDAANINALIEQIKTLRATHQFGIVVGGGNFFRGNIQGTALGMTAPVGHQVGMLATMMNGLILKDLLEQQDMPTSLLCAISCPEVGTPISQQTIENALHKDHTLVFTGGTGNPFFTTDTNAVLRSLQINAAAIWKGTNIDGVYDANPRTVAHAQLLKKVSYADALQKRLGIMDATAFALAQQHNQTIRVFNIFTPDALLQATNNQDFGSVIY, encoded by the coding sequence ATGCATACTAAACAACGCATTTTACTCAAATTAACCGGTGAAATATTTTTATCTTCTGATAAAAAATCACTCGATGCTGCCAACATTAATGCCCTTATTGAACAAATAAAGACATTACGCGCAACACATCAATTTGGTATAGTCGTTGGAGGTGGCAATTTTTTTAGAGGCAACATTCAAGGTACTGCTCTGGGAATGACTGCTCCTGTTGGCCATCAGGTTGGCATGCTTGCCACGATGATGAACGGCTTGATTTTAAAAGATCTGCTCGAGCAACAGGATATGCCAACATCGCTTTTGTGCGCGATTTCGTGCCCAGAAGTTGGCACACCAATTTCCCAACAAACCATTGAAAATGCGCTCCATAAAGATCACACCTTGGTGTTTACCGGTGGAACAGGCAATCCTTTTTTTACTACCGACACTAATGCGGTATTGCGCAGCCTACAAATTAACGCTGCAGCTATTTGGAAGGGAACAAACATCGATGGTGTTTATGATGCTAATCCACGCACCGTTGCTCATGCACAACTTTTAAAAAAAGTTTCGTATGCCGATGCACTGCAAAAAAGATTAGGCATTATGGATGCTACCGCCTTTGCTCTTGCACAACAGCATAATCAGACAATAAGAGTTTTTAATATTTTTACCCCCGATGCACTTTTGCAAGCAACAAACAACCAAGATTTTGGTAGTGTCATCTATTAA
- a CDS encoding ankyrin repeat domain-containing protein — protein MKNGIKKSLLVGLLFIAAPCVAVNFERKRHEQQVLHEMTPLMEAAFKSDAARVVELIQDGVDVNAQFKKDDGYPWTALMYASLTGNKKIIKELLVAGAIRDFETINAKDNERFPKLSLVEEIANKIEPDALAKQLLEAAGLADLDGVEDALEHFAYIEAKDKQGHTALAFAALLGNKEIVDALIKAGANVNAQNNAGDSVIILAAQQDHRDVVDALVKAGVDSNAKNNFGKSARDYAGPNVKNLLEEPERKAAAEKKAAEEKAAQEKKAADEKAAADKVAADKKLADEKAVALTKK, from the coding sequence ATGAAGAATGGTATAAAAAAGAGTTTACTGGTGGGGCTATTATTTATTGCTGCGCCATGTGTGGCGGTAAATTTTGAGCGAAAAAGACATGAACAACAGGTGCTACATGAAATGACGCCGCTTATGGAAGCTGCTTTTAAAAGTGACGCTGCACGAGTAGTAGAATTAATTCAAGACGGCGTTGATGTTAATGCTCAGTTTAAAAAAGACGATGGCTATCCCTGGACAGCGCTGATGTATGCTTCATTAACCGGAAACAAAAAGATCATAAAAGAACTGCTTGTCGCTGGTGCAATAAGAGATTTTGAGACTATCAATGCTAAAGATAACGAGCGTTTTCCTAAGCTGTCGTTAGTAGAAGAAATAGCTAATAAAATCGAGCCAGATGCTTTGGCTAAGCAATTGCTTGAAGCTGCAGGTTTGGCAGACTTAGATGGTGTTGAGGACGCTTTGGAGCATTTTGCGTACATTGAAGCTAAAGATAAGCAAGGGCACACCGCGTTAGCCTTTGCGGCACTTTTAGGTAACAAAGAAATTGTTGATGCATTAATCAAAGCCGGTGCTAATGTGAATGCGCAAAATAACGCTGGTGATTCGGTGATTATTCTCGCGGCTCAACAGGACCACAGAGATGTAGTTGATGCCTTGGTTAAGGCCGGTGTTGATTCCAATGCTAAGAATAACTTTGGTAAAAGTGCCAGAGATTATGCGGGCCCTAACGTGAAAAATCTTTTAGAAGAGCCTGAAAGAAAAGCAGCTGCAGAGAAAAAGGCAGCTGAAGAGAAAGCCGCGCAAGAAAAGAAGGCAGCCGATGAAAAAGCAGCAGCTGATAAAGTTGCGGCCGACAAAAAGCTTGCCGATGAAAAAGCGGTTGCTTTGACAAAGAAATAA
- a CDS encoding ankyrin repeat domain-containing protein, translating to MKINVIMTAMLTVMVCATGSLLAMENLDEALINAVKTGDAYRVKKLIEEGVDVNKADKAGWTPLMFASYGGHDKVVAQLLREGANFSKANNNGKTTFLMPADTGNVNVVTKFLAIAAEVGDVDMVGKLIAAGADVNSDDNFDDRTPLLIAADKGHDKVVAQLLAAGADVNKADKKFRTSLIVAVGRNHDKVVDLLIKSGVSIDPYYAWGKLPDTVKDSLKKELLEKRREEMERALFTRRLEGEKEIEGFLPSGGGHQKGLGGLISQYEDLPTDEGELLKMISEHQAVKRKAFLESLDKKKVQKSPAAAGGAAGSSSSSH from the coding sequence ATGAAGATTAATGTAATAATGACTGCGATGCTTACGGTAATGGTATGCGCTACAGGATCTCTGCTGGCTATGGAAAATCTCGATGAGGCATTGATTAATGCTGTTAAGACTGGTGATGCGTATAGGGTTAAAAAACTGATTGAAGAAGGTGTTGATGTCAATAAAGCTGATAAGGCTGGCTGGACTCCTTTGATGTTTGCTTCTTACGGTGGGCATGACAAGGTGGTGGCTCAATTGCTTCGGGAAGGTGCTAATTTCAGTAAAGCTAATAACAATGGTAAAACTACTTTTTTGATGCCTGCTGACACGGGAAATGTTAATGTAGTGACCAAATTTCTTGCGATAGCTGCTGAAGTGGGCGATGTTGATATGGTTGGGAAACTGATTGCAGCAGGTGCTGATGTCAATAGCGATGATAATTTTGATGACAGGACTCCCTTGTTGATTGCTGCTGACAAGGGGCATGACAAGGTAGTGGCTCAATTGCTTGCAGCAGGTGCTGATGTCAATAAAGCTGATAAAAAATTTAGGACTTCTTTGATAGTTGCTGTTGGCAGGAATCATGACAAGGTAGTTGATCTATTGATCAAATCGGGTGTTTCTATTGACCCCTATTATGCTTGGGGAAAACTTCCTGATACTGTTAAAGATAGTCTAAAAAAAGAATTACTTGAAAAAAGACGCGAAGAAATGGAGAGAGCTCTTTTTACTCGTCGACTCGAAGGCGAAAAGGAGATTGAAGGTTTTCTGCCAAGTGGTGGGGGCCATCAAAAAGGTCTTGGCGGCTTAATTAGCCAATATGAAGATTTGCCAACTGACGAAGGCGAATTATTAAAAATGATTAGTGAGCATCAAGCTGTTAAACGAAAAGCTTTTCTTGAGTCATTAGACAAGAAAAAAGTACAGAAATCTCCAGCTGCTGCAGGTGGTGCTGCAGGAAGCAGTTCGTCATCACATTAG